CACAGTCAAACGGACACGCCGGCGTGGTCATCCTGACCGACTCCAAGTACAGCATCGCCATGGCGAAAGCCAAGGCCATGGAAAACGTCATTCGGGCCTGTCGAGAATGTACGTTGCTGGAAGTGCGCGATGTGGCGATCTCCGAAAGTGGCGAGAAGATGCCGGCGCTCACCAAGGAGCTGCTTCAGCGCTATGGCAAGCGCTGGACCCACACGCTGGCCATCAACGATATCTATTTCGACTACTCGATTGCCTCATTGACCAACGCCGCAATGCCCAGTGACGGCATCAGTCTGTTATCTGCCGGTGATGGCAGCGCCTCGGCTTTCTTGCGCATACAGGCAAAAACCTACCAGACCGTCACCGTGGCCGAGCCACTCAACCTGCATGGCTGGCAAGTGATGGATGAATTGAACCGGTTGTTTGCAGGGCAGCCGGTGAGCGGCTTCGTAGCACCGATTCACTTGGTCAATGCCGACAATATTGCTTTCGACGGCGGGAAGAAATTCCAGTACGACCCTGACAATGGTTATCGAGACATTTATCGCCACCAATG
The Pseudomonas sp. GR 6-02 genome window above contains:
- a CDS encoding substrate-binding domain-containing protein, whose product is MIQAQEIVSRATLEAVRWSGPESGPKAQRGKSIALVAEDLRNGGIVGVAQGAREAAKAMGWTLKIFDGAGSSAGRAKAFSDALAEKPDGLILCGSDALENNAALILFANRDVPVVGWHAGARPGPIDGTPVAMNVTTDPLEVARLTAMAAVAQSNGHAGVVILTDSKYSIAMAKAKAMENVIRACRECTLLEVRDVAISESGEKMPALTKELLQRYGKRWTHTLAINDIYFDYSIASLTNAAMPSDGISLLSAGDGSASAFLRIQAKTYQTVTVAEPLNLHGWQVMDELNRLFAGQPVSGFVAPIHLVNADNIAFDGGKKFQYDPDNGYRDIYRHQWNP